One region of Daphnia pulicaria isolate SC F1-1A chromosome 7, SC_F0-13Bv2, whole genome shotgun sequence genomic DNA includes:
- the LOC124351147 gene encoding alkaline phosphatase-like isoform X2 has translation MKLRNITSASSFLLLLLVVVQMEVSGADEYHRVPLHTARSKNQQNRAEKEDAAYWKGTAQALLQEELNKKPIDAQAKNIIFFLGDGMSIATVTAARIYKGQKAGKTGEEEQLTFDRFPYTALSRTYCTDAQVADSACSATAYLCGVKTDIDTIGLDSNVIYKNCSTQNDQANQVSSIMAWAQAANKGTGIVTTTKVTHATPSGTYAHVANRDWEDDKAQSADGVDTTTCDDIAEQLVRNNPGKNFKVIMGGGRAYFTPEAVLDPETGAAGRRLDGVNLIDEWKTAHPNGAYVTNIDELNNVAVATTDSLLGLFSPAHMDYFLESSTAKNPTLEEMTRTAIQMLKKEANGYVLLVEGGRIDQAHHDGRAKLALEETIQFDLAVAAALNMTSRQDTLIIVTADHSHTMTINGYPERGNNLLGLSGDMGDDEKPYTTLSYANGPGYPTTFDENGTRIDLTNVDTTADEYLQPSAVPIYSETHGGDDVAIFAIGPQAHLFQGVYEQHYIAHVMAYAACVGDGLKYCDAKESSSSSRPIVVPYVLIAEFIMVWFAGQFLFRS, from the exons ATGAAGTTGAGAAATATCACTTCAGCCAGTTCCTTCCTGCTTTTGCTCTTGGTTGTAGTGCAGATGGAAGTTAGTGGTGCCGACGAGTATCACAGGGTTCCACTTCACACGGCCAGAtcgaaaaatcaacaaaatcgcGCTGAGAAAGAAG ACGCTGCGTATTGGAAGGGCACAGCCCAGGCTCTGCTTCAAGAAGAATTGAACAAGAAACCCATCGATGCGCAAGCCAagaatattattttcttcttaggAGATG GTATGTCTATTGCGACCGTCACGGCCGCCCGGATTTATAAAGGGCAGAAAGCCGGGAAGACGGGCGAAGAGGAACAACTCACTTTTGACCGATTTCCTTACACAGCTCTTTCAAGG ACGTACTGCACGGACGCACAAGTAGCTGATTCGGCTTGCTCGGCCACGGCATACTTATGCGGTGTCAAGACGGACATTGACACCATAGGACTGGACTCGAATGTCATTTACAAGAATTGCTCAACGCAAAATGATCAGGCTAATCAAGTCAGCTCAATCATGGCCTGGGCCCAG GCCGCTAATAAAGGAACGGGCATCGTGACGACGACAAAAGTCACTCACGCCACTCCATCCGGGACGTACGCTCACGTCGCTAATCGAGACTGGGAAGATGACAAAGCCCAGTCTGCTGACGGTGTGGATACAACTACTTGTGATGATATCGCCGAACAGCTTGTCCGAAATAACCCcggcaaaaattttaaa gtGATTATGGGTGGTGGTCGCGCTTACTTCACACCGGAAGCAGTCTTAGATCCAGAGACGGGAGCAGCTGGCCGTCGCCTTGATGGGGTAAATCTAATCGACGAATGGAAAACGGCACACCCCAACGGAGCGTATGTAACTAACATTGACGAATTGAACAATGTAGCTGTGGCCACAACTGATAGCCTTCTGG GTTTGTTCAGTCCGGCTCACATGGACTACTTCCTGGAATCGAGCACGGCCAAAAACCCTACACTGGAAGAGATGACTCGAACAGCTATTCAAATGTTGAAGAAAGAGGCCAACGGCTACGTCCTTCTTGTTGAAG GCGGAAGGATCGATCAAGCTCATCACGACGGACGCGCTAAATTAGCCCTTGAGGAGACCATTCAGTTCGACCTGGCTGTCGCCGCTGCCTTGAATATGACGAGCAGACAGGACACTTTGATTATCGTGACGGCCGATCACTCACATACAATGACCATTAACGGCTATCCTGAACGTGGCAACAATCTGTTGG GTTTGTCTGGAGATATGGGCGATGATGAAAAGCCGTACACCACTCTTTCTTATGCTAACGGCCCAGGTTACCCTACGACATTTGATGAGAATGGCACACGTATCGATTTAACCAACGTTGACACAA CTGCTGATGAATATCTACAACCGTCAGCTGTGCCGATTTATTCGGAGACCCACGGTGGTGACGATGTGGCCATTTTTGCGATCGGTCCCCAGGCCCACCTTTTCCAGGGTGTCTACGAGCAACATTACATCGCCCATGTGATGGCCTACGCGGCTTGCGTTGGAGACGGTCTCAAATATTGCGATGCCAAagaatcctcctcctccagtcGCCCAATCGTTGTACCTTACGTGTTGATTGCCGAATTCATTATGGTTTGGTTCGCAGGTCAATTCTTGTTCCGTTCTTAA
- the LOC124351147 gene encoding alkaline phosphatase-like isoform X1 translates to MAQFVDSEARMMYSSKMILLAVVLALLGVAHGDGQHRDNTARAAARAAAKSNRAVTEDAAYWNQLGQQLLLDELGKQRINSQAKNIIFFLGDGMSISTVTAARIYKGQKAGKTGEEEQLTFDRFPYTALSRTYCTDAQVADSACTATAYLTGVKTDTDTIGIDANVEFNNCTTQLDPAFHVDSVMAWAQAANKATGIVTTTRVTHATPAGTYAHVANRDWEDDYAQSFDGVDSTICDDIAEQLVLSSPGKNFKVILGGGRAYFTPRTMTDIETGAAGRRRDGQDLIGQWVSDHPTGKYITSRDELVNLDVAGTDSVMGLFSPAHMEYFLESSAANNPTLEEMTRTAIQMLQKDANGYVLLVEGGRIDQAHHDGRAKLALEETIQFDLAVAAALNMTSRQDTLIIVTADHSHTMTINGYPERGNNLLGLSGDMGDDEKPYTTLSYANGPGYPTTFDENGTRIDLTNVDTTADEYLQPSAVPIYSETHGGDDVAIFAIGPQAHLFQGVYEQHYIAHVMAYAACVGDGLKYCDAKESSSSSRPIVVPYVLIAEFIMVWFAGQFLFRS, encoded by the exons ATGGCACAATTCGTCGACTCAGAGGCAAGAATGATGTACTCGTCCAAGATGATTTTGTTGGCGGTGGTGCTGGCCTTGTTAGGTGTCGCTCACGGAGATGGGCAGCATCGTGACAACACCGCTCGAGCTGCTGCTCGAGCTGCCGCTAAAAGCAACCGAGCTGTAACCGAAG ACGCTGCGTATTGGAATCAACTTGGCCAGCAACTACTTCTCGACGAGCTGGGCAAACAGCGCATCAACAGCCAGGCTAAAAACATCATCTTCTTTCTCGGCGATG GTATGTCAATTTCGACCGTGACGGCCGCACGAATCTACAAGGGACAAAAGGCCGGCAAGACAGGCGAAGAGGAACAGCTCACGTTCGACCGCTTCCCTTACACCGCACTCTCCAGA acTTACTGTACGGATGCCCAAGTTGCTGACTCGGCTTGCACGGCCACCGCTTACTTGACTGGCGTCAAGACGGACACGGACACGATAGGAATCGACGCCAATGTCGAATTCAATAACTGCACGACACAACTCGATCCCGCTTTTCACGTCGACTCGGTCATGGCTTGGGCCCAG GCTGCCAACAAAGCCACTGGTATCGTGACGACGACAAGAGTCACTCACGCCACACCAGCTGGCACCTACGCTCACGTGGCCAACCGTGACTGGGAGGATGACTACGCTCAGTCATTCGACGGTGTCGACTCGACCATTTGTGATGACATCGCCGAACAGCTCGTCCTCAGCAGTCCgggcaaaaatttcaaa GTCATTTTGGGAGGTGGTCGGGCTTACTTCACTCCGAGGACGATGACGGATATTGAGACGGGAGCGGCTGGCCGTCGCCGTGATGGTCAAGATCTGATCGGCCAGTGGGTTTCCGATCACCCCACTGGCAAATACATTACATCCCGCGACGAATTGGTCAATTTAGATGTGGCCGGAACTGACAGTGTTATGG gtTTGTTCAGTCCAGCTCACATGGAATACTTCTTGGAATCGAGCGCGGCCAATAATCCGACACTGGAGGAGATGACTCGGACAGCCATTCAAATGTTGCAGAAAGACGCCAACGGTTACGTCCTTCTTGTCGAAG GCGGAAGGATCGATCAAGCTCATCACGACGGACGCGCTAAATTAGCCCTTGAGGAGACCATTCAGTTCGACCTGGCTGTCGCCGCTGCCTTGAATATGACGAGCAGACAGGACACTTTGATTATCGTGACGGCCGATCACTCACATACAATGACCATTAACGGCTATCCTGAACGTGGCAACAATCTGTTGG GTTTGTCTGGAGATATGGGCGATGATGAAAAGCCGTACACCACTCTTTCTTATGCTAACGGCCCAGGTTACCCTACGACATTTGATGAGAATGGCACACGTATCGATTTAACCAACGTTGACACAA CTGCTGATGAATATCTACAACCGTCAGCTGTGCCGATTTATTCGGAGACCCACGGTGGTGACGATGTGGCCATTTTTGCGATCGGTCCCCAGGCCCACCTTTTCCAGGGTGTCTACGAGCAACATTACATCGCCCATGTGATGGCCTACGCGGCTTGCGTTGGAGACGGTCTCAAATATTGCGATGCCAAagaatcctcctcctccagtcGCCCAATCGTTGTACCTTACGTGTTGATTGCCGAATTCATTATGGTTTGGTTCGCAGGTCAATTCTTGTTCCGTTCTTAA
- the LOC124351149 gene encoding serine/threonine-protein kinase greatwall-like: protein MATDLKGPDIEDFCVLKPISRGAFGKVFLGCKKQNPDSIYAIKVLNKSDIVHRNMASQVIRERNALAISKSPFCVQLFYCLQNSSNIYMVMEYMIGGDLKSLLSEMGYFDEKMATFYTTEVALALEYLHKHGIIHRDVKPDNMLLSDKGHVKLTDFGLSRVHIGRDLNISDLLSPVVNKNDYHMVRTPGQLLSLTSHLSFKSGMSPCADRGQSPVFNTPEIMRDHEAYKENSFTLDLNLDFSIGVSPPRNSDSFTSLKRKHDVDSEEPESQVQFKIPRTGLTEIFHFANLTEDCDLRSSSSATSKSRNFSPPSLRINSTPISQLSRAQLQSHPAPFKSPVPGPSTSRLDADVKTPFRTPRLMKRGKRRRGAVVTFSSPSVCESTADISQYGSQNEGCVLGTPDYLAPELLRKKPHGPAVDWWSLGICLYEFLLGGPPFNDETPDKIFNNILERNIEWPPEDDDCLSSAAREAIEALLTLDPTERADGSQLRTLPLFDHLSWTQEILNADAPFMPQPKDHTDTTYFQARNCLQNLRVSQTDF, encoded by the exons ATGGCAACAGATCTTAAAGGTCCAGATATCGAggatttttgtgtgttgaaGCCCATCAGTCGTGGAGCATTCGG GAAGGTATTTCTGGGATGTAAGAAGCAAAATCCTGACAGCATTTACGCCATCAAGGTCTTGAACAAATCTGACATTGTTCACCGCAATATGGCTTCGCAAG TCATCAGAGAGAGGAATGCATTGGCCATCTCAAAGAGTCCATTCTGTGTGCAGCTGTTTTATTGCCTCCAAAATTCTTCCAACATTTACATG GTCATGGAGTACATGATTGGTGGCGATCTCAAGTCCTTGCTGAGTGAAATGGGCTATTTTGATGAAAAGATGGCTACATTTTACACAACAGAAGTTGCTCTAGCCTTGGAATATTTGCACAA GCATGGCATCATTCATCGTGATGTGAAACCAGACAACATGCTGCTGTCAGATAAAGGCCATGTCAAATTGACTGATTTCGGTTTGAGTCGCGTCCATATCGGCAGAG ACTTGAACATATCGGACCTGCTTTCGCCAGTAGTGAACAAGAATGATTACCACATGGTGAGAACCCCTGGACAATTGCTTTCACTGACGTCTCATTTGTCGTTCAAGAGCGGAATGTCCCCTTGCGCCGACAGGGGACAGTCGCCCGTCTTCAACACGCCTGAAATCATGCGCGATCACGAAGCATATAAAGAAAATTCCTTCACTCTCGATCTGAACCTTGATTTCTCGATCGGAGTCAGTCCTCCCAGGAACAGCGACTCTTTTACTTCCCTAAAGCGGAAACACGATGTCGACTCTGAAGAACCTGAAAGTCAAGTCCAGTTCAAAATTCCAAGAACCGGTTTAACAGAAATTTTCCACTTTGCCAATTTAACCGAGGACTGTGACCTCAG GTCCAGTTCGTCGGCGACTAGCAAGTCAAGAAACTTCAGTCCGCCCAGCTTGAGAATTAACTCGACTCCCATCAGTCAACTGAGTCGGGCTCAGCTGCAATCCCATCCGGCGCCGTTCAAAAGTCCTGTACCAGGCCCCAGCACCTCCCGACTTGACGCTGATGTGAAGACTCCGTTTAGGACTCCACGTCTAATGAAACGTGGTAAAAGAAGGAGAGGAGCGGTGGTGACGTTCAGCAGTCCGTCCGTCTGCGAGTCGACGGCCGATATCAGTCAATACGGCAGCCAAAACGAAGGCTGCGTTCTGGGCACGCCCGACTATTTGGCACCCGAACTCTTACGGAAGAAACCCCACGGACCGGCCGTCGATTGGTGGTCACTGGGCATTTGCCTCTACGAATTCTTGTTGGGCGGTCCCCCCTTCAACGACGAGACACCGGATAAAATTTTCAACAACATCCTGGAACGAAATATCGAATGGCCGCCCGAGGACGACGATTGCCTCAGTTCCGCTGCCCGAGAAGCGATTG AAGCCCTTTTAACACTGGATCCCACCGAGCGGGCCGACGGGTCCCAGTTGCGCACTCTACCGCTGTTTGACCACCTGTCTTGGACCCAGGAAATCTTGAATGCGGATGCTCCGTTCATGCCACAGCCCAAGGATCACACAGACACCACTTATTTCCAGGCTCGCAACTGTCTGCAAAATCTGCGCGTTTCACAGACCGACTTTTGA
- the LOC124351152 gene encoding uncharacterized protein LOC124351152, whose translation MVNTSSAMSSERAIPDLWDVFGSRGGNGLAVRRNSWQKMQKQLSEDERTVTELFNDLHVHADLPPENNPTKHKNASNHRNKTNEYNERNNISNNQQQQQSNNNWEHIEKHLSMKKTIRKKMMRDLQQAFIDGQEPPDAAQKWDNVQLDAHKAGIEPNLLDMLKEKKSEQPAPVLQSNNPPPKKPGFWKKLTMRKSSSSKR comes from the exons ATGGTAAATACCTCTAGTGCCATGTCGTCGGAGCGAGCTATCCCAGACCTGTGGGATGTGTTCGGATCGCGGGGAGGAAACGGCCTGGCCGTCCGGCGCAATTCCTGGCAGAAGATGCAGAAGCAGCTGAGCGAGGACGAGCGGACCGTCACGGAACTGTTCAACGATCTTCACGTTCACGCCGATCTGCCACCCGAGAACAATCCTACCAAACACAAAAACGCCAG CAACCATCGCAACAAAACCAACGAGTACAATGAGCGTAATAACATTAgcaacaaccaacagcagcagcagtcgaacAATAACTGGGAGCACATTGAAAAGCACCTGTCCATGAAGAAGACGATCCGCAAGAAGATGATGCGCGATTTGCAGCAGGCATTCATCGACGGCCAGGAGCCGCCCGACGCGGCCCAAAAGTGGGACAACGTTCAACTGGACGCACACAAAGCCGGCATCGAACCCAATTTGCTCGACAtgttgaaagagaagaaaagcgaACAGCCAGCGCCCGTATTACAATCGAATAACCCGCCGCCCAAGAAGCCCGGATTCTGGAAGAAGTTGACCATGAGGAAAAGCAGCAGTAGCAAACGGTGA
- the LOC124351147 gene encoding alkaline phosphatase-like isoform X3 — MAQFVDSEARMMYSSKMILLAVVLALLGVAHGDGQHRDNTARAAARAAAKSNRAVTEDAAYWNQLGQQLLLDELGKQRINSQAKNIIFFLGDGMSISTVTAARIYKGQKAGKTGEEEQLTFDRFPYTALSRTYCTDAQVADSACTATAYLTGVKTDTDTIGIDANVEFNNCTTQLDPAFHVDSVMAWAQAANKATGIVTTTRVTHATPAGTYAHVANRDWEDDYAQSFDGVDSTICDDIAEQLVLSSPGKNFKVILGGGRAYFTPRTMTDIETGAAGRRRDGQDLIGQWVSDHPTGKYITSRDELVNLDVAGTDSVMGLFSPAHMEYFLESSAANNPTLEEMTRTAIQMLQKDANGYVLLVEGGRIDQAHHDGRAKLALEEAFQFDLAVSAALNLTNPADTLIIVTADHSHTMTINGYPVRGNDILGLVGYLASDLKPYSTLSYANGPGSINGYGVAGGSRVDLTDVDTTADSFLQPALVPLASESHGGDDVAIFALGPQAYLFQGVYEQNYIAHVMGYAACIGPGVKFCDVSRKSY; from the exons ATGGCACAATTCGTCGACTCAGAGGCAAGAATGATGTACTCGTCCAAGATGATTTTGTTGGCGGTGGTGCTGGCCTTGTTAGGTGTCGCTCACGGAGATGGGCAGCATCGTGACAACACCGCTCGAGCTGCTGCTCGAGCTGCCGCTAAAAGCAACCGAGCTGTAACCGAAG ACGCTGCGTATTGGAATCAACTTGGCCAGCAACTACTTCTCGACGAGCTGGGCAAACAGCGCATCAACAGCCAGGCTAAAAACATCATCTTCTTTCTCGGCGATG GTATGTCAATTTCGACCGTGACGGCCGCACGAATCTACAAGGGACAAAAGGCCGGCAAGACAGGCGAAGAGGAACAGCTCACGTTCGACCGCTTCCCTTACACCGCACTCTCCAGA acTTACTGTACGGATGCCCAAGTTGCTGACTCGGCTTGCACGGCCACCGCTTACTTGACTGGCGTCAAGACGGACACGGACACGATAGGAATCGACGCCAATGTCGAATTCAATAACTGCACGACACAACTCGATCCCGCTTTTCACGTCGACTCGGTCATGGCTTGGGCCCAG GCTGCCAACAAAGCCACTGGTATCGTGACGACGACAAGAGTCACTCACGCCACACCAGCTGGCACCTACGCTCACGTGGCCAACCGTGACTGGGAGGATGACTACGCTCAGTCATTCGACGGTGTCGACTCGACCATTTGTGATGACATCGCCGAACAGCTCGTCCTCAGCAGTCCgggcaaaaatttcaaa GTCATTTTGGGAGGTGGTCGGGCTTACTTCACTCCGAGGACGATGACGGATATTGAGACGGGAGCGGCTGGCCGTCGCCGTGATGGTCAAGATCTGATCGGCCAGTGGGTTTCCGATCACCCCACTGGCAAATACATTACATCCCGCGACGAATTGGTCAATTTAGATGTGGCCGGAACTGACAGTGTTATGG gtTTGTTCAGTCCAGCTCACATGGAATACTTCTTGGAATCGAGCGCGGCCAATAATCCGACACTGGAGGAGATGACTCGGACAGCCATTCAAATGTTGCAGAAAGACGCCAACGGTTACGTCCTTCTTGTCGAAG gtGGAAGAATCGATCAGGCCCATCACGACGGACGTGCTAAATTAGCCCTCGAGGAGGCGTTCCAGTTCGATCTGGCCGTTTCGGCTGCGCTGAATCTGACGAACCCTGCCGACACTCTGATCATCGTCACGGCGGATCATTCTCACACTATGACCATCAATGGTTACCCCGTTCGTGGCAACGATATTCTAG GGTTGGTCGGATATTTGGCCAGTGATCTTAAACCATACTCGACCCTCAGTTATGCCAATGGACCTGGCTCCATTAACGGTTACGGTGTTGCTGGAGGATCGCGCGTTGATTTGACCGACGTTGATACCA cCGCCGATTCATTCCTGCAACCTGCGCTGGTTCCTCTGGCATCCGAATCTCACGGTGGTGATGACGTCGCTATTTTCGCTCTCGGCCCACAGGCTTACCTCTTCCAGGGTGTCTACGAACAGAATTACATCGCCCACGTCATGGGTTACGCCGCTTGTATCGGCCCCGGAGTCAAATTCTGCGACGTCTCCAGGAAAtcgtattaa